A single window of Syntrophus aciditrophicus SB DNA harbors:
- a CDS encoding phosphomannose isomerase type II C-terminal cupin domain, producing MIIQQSGLEDHRPWGFFEILSNAPDHKVKRITVYPGQRLSYQRHFKRCEHWYMISGQAVVTLNDQDMALTSGQAVDLPVQAWHRIWNPGLENTVFIEVQTGEYFGEDDIERLEDDYGRV from the coding sequence ATGATTATCCAACAGAGCGGCCTTGAGGATCACAGGCCCTGGGGCTTTTTTGAAATTCTTTCCAATGCTCCAGACCATAAAGTCAAGCGGATCACCGTCTATCCCGGCCAGCGATTGAGTTATCAGCGCCATTTCAAGCGTTGCGAACACTGGTACATGATCAGCGGCCAGGCGGTTGTGACTCTGAACGACCAGGACATGGCGTTGACCTCGGGCCAGGCGGTCGATCTGCCGGTTCAGGCATGGCACCGCATCTGGAATCCTGGTTTGGAAAACACCGTATTTATTGAAGTTCAGACTGGCGAGTACTTTGGCGAGGATGATATCGAAAGGTTGGAAGACGACTACGGCCGGGTCTGA
- a CDS encoding DUF6812 domain-containing protein, whose protein sequence is MAKDNSKENSDLLQRLKLLLAESDKRQSIPPEEKNQTNQASLEEALHDILSSPEKLNQESREEEVQGISTGDPEIQQSTPTEEINQESREETTPEPSSPSGEIKQENRGEEVQDISISSSEIQQSAPTEEINQESREEATRNMSLPTEESDQEGLQTAPPDISDTESEIRQDEPPEELKKEPLGKVELDDQFKNTLKEGVIMPQVGNYVVNYKNIIVKTSDGSVITGKTNIDAFGRLTEYLKQGTDKFITVFSEEAGDKSKQVTIVNKDHIIWANTWD, encoded by the coding sequence ATGGCAAAGGATAACAGCAAAGAAAATTCGGATCTTCTTCAAAGATTGAAGCTTCTTCTGGCTGAGAGCGACAAACGTCAAAGCATTCCTCCGGAAGAGAAAAATCAGACAAATCAGGCGTCCCTGGAAGAGGCCCTTCACGATATCCTATCTTCCCCTGAGAAGTTAAATCAGGAAAGCCGGGAAGAAGAAGTTCAGGGTATTTCAACAGGTGATCCCGAAATCCAGCAAAGCACCCCCACGGAAGAAATAAATCAGGAAAGCCGGGAAGAAACGACTCCGGAACCGTCCTCACCATCCGGAGAAATCAAGCAGGAAAACCGGGGAGAAGAAGTTCAGGATATTTCCATAAGCAGTTCCGAAATCCAGCAAAGCGCCCCCACGGAAGAAATAAATCAGGAAAGCCGGGAAGAGGCAACCCGGAATATGTCCCTGCCAACTGAAGAAAGCGATCAGGAAGGACTTCAAACAGCACCCCCGGATATCTCAGACACAGAATCCGAAATACGACAGGACGAACCCCCGGAAGAGCTAAAGAAGGAGCCCTTGGGAAAGGTTGAGCTCGACGACCAATTTAAAAATACATTAAAAGAAGGAGTGATTATGCCTCAGGTCGGAAATTATGTCGTAAATTACAAAAACATCATCGTTAAAACTTCAGACGGTTCAGTCATCACGGGAAAAACAAACATCGATGCCTTCGGCAGGTTGACTGAATATCTGAAACAAGGAACGGATAAATTCATAACGGTTTTCTCCGAAGAAGCGGGGGACAAATCCAAACAGGTGACCATCGTCAACAAGGATCATATCATCTGGGCAAATACTTGGGATTAG
- a CDS encoding adenylate/guanylate cyclase domain-containing protein — MNYLMVVDDEEGVRRSLRKVLAKDGYEVITAETGEEALKIVADRKHDLETVISDFKMPGMDGLQTLVEIGRMNSEITRIMLTGYATMESAIAAVNAGIDGFLTKPFENIEIRAKVREYNIKKRLKSFVSVQILNELQKGNRTIAPRRQKVSVLFSDIRGFSEIAEKMSAQELADMMNDNYFEPLDNIVYECDGTLDKHIGDSIMGVFGSPLSHDDDSYRAVSCAIRMKETMKAVNENLPGNRYFNIGIGISTGEAMAGIFGSSHKKEYTVFGPTVNLASRLEKLAQENQILICEETYQQVRDLVSAEPVYSSTEIKGIERKINIYSVIDHIK, encoded by the coding sequence ATGAACTATCTGATGGTTGTGGATGATGAGGAGGGTGTCAGGCGATCTCTGCGCAAGGTGCTTGCAAAGGATGGTTATGAGGTGATCACGGCAGAAACCGGAGAAGAGGCCCTGAAAATCGTGGCAGACAGGAAGCATGATCTTGAAACGGTCATTTCTGATTTCAAGATGCCGGGCATGGACGGATTGCAGACCCTTGTCGAAATCGGCAGGATGAATTCGGAAATTACCCGGATTATGCTGACCGGTTACGCGACCATGGAAAGTGCCATTGCTGCCGTCAATGCAGGGATCGACGGTTTTTTGACAAAGCCTTTTGAGAATATTGAAATCCGGGCCAAGGTTCGTGAATACAACATAAAGAAACGGTTGAAATCCTTTGTTTCTGTGCAGATATTGAATGAACTTCAGAAGGGAAATCGTACGATCGCGCCACGAAGACAGAAGGTCAGCGTCCTCTTCAGTGATATTCGAGGGTTTTCTGAAATTGCGGAGAAAATGTCAGCGCAGGAACTTGCAGACATGATGAACGACAATTATTTCGAACCCTTGGACAACATCGTTTATGAATGCGACGGGACTCTGGATAAGCATATCGGCGACAGCATCATGGGGGTTTTTGGATCGCCGCTTTCCCATGATGATGATTCGTACCGTGCGGTGTCATGCGCTATCCGCATGAAAGAGACCATGAAAGCCGTGAATGAAAATCTGCCTGGAAATCGATATTTCAACATCGGCATCGGGATCAGCACCGGCGAGGCCATGGCGGGCATCTTCGGTTCTTCTCACAAAAAGGAATACACGGTTTTCGGTCCGACTGTCAACCTGGCTTCAAGGTTGGAGAAATTGGCTCAAGAGAATCAGATTTTGATCTGTGAAGAAACCTATCAGCAGGTGCGAGATCTCGTTTCTGCTGAACCTGTTTATTCATCAACTGAAATCAAAGGGATAGAACGAAAAATAAATATATACAGTGTCATTGATCATATAAAATAG